GGTCGAGCGCGAACAGCGACAGGCCGATCGAACCGAAGGGCACCAGACCGATCTCGATGTGGCCGGTGGACAGCCGCTCGCACAGCAGCGAGCCGATGCCGATGCCGACCGAGAACACCGCCAGCAGCAACACCACCGCGTGCTCGTTGCCGCCGAGCACGTCCTTGGCGTAGGCGGGGAACTGCGACAGGAAGACCGCACCGTAGAACCAGAACCAGGACACGCCGAGGATGGACAGGAACACCGTGCGGTTGCCGCGCGTGAAGGCGAGGTTGCGGCAGGTCTCGGTGACCGGGTTCCAGTTGATCGTCAGTTCCGGCGCGGCCGCGGCAGCCAGCGGCACGCCGCGGCTGGCGAGGTAGCCGAGCACCGCGATCGCCACGGTGGCGATCGACACCCACAGCGTGCCGTCCGGCAGGCTGACGAGCACGCCGCCGGCCAGCGTGCCGAGCAGGATGGCGACGAAGGTGCCGGACTCGACCAGCGCGTTGCCGCCGATCAGTTCGTCCTCGCGCAGGTGCTGCGGCAGGATGGCGTACTTCACCGGGCCGAACAGCGTGGATTGGGCGCCCATCAGGAACAGGCACGCCAGCATCAGCGCCAGCGATTCGAACGCGAAGGCGACGCAGGCGAGCGCCATCACCACGATTTCCAGCAGCTTGGTGAAGCGCATCAGCCGGCTCTTCTCGTACTTGTCGGCGATCTGGCCGGAGGTGGCGGAGAATAGGAAGAAGGGCAGGATGAAGAGCCCGGCGCACAGATTCACCAGGATGCCCGGCGCCAGCGTGGTGTAGCGCGCGGCCTGGAAGGTGAGCAGCACCACCAGCGCATTCTTGTAGACGTTGTCGTTGAAGGCGCCGAGGAACTGGGTGAGGAAGAAGGGCAGGAAGCGGCGCTGCTTCATCAGCGCGGACTGGTGGTTCACGGGACTGCTCTCCTGTCGCTGCGCGACATCCCCCCGGGGGAGGTTGACACAGGGTGTCTCATGCGACGCTCCTGTCGAAATGGCGGCGGTTTTCGAAGACGGTAGGGGCAAGACTGCGCCCGCGCGAGGCGAGCCGGCGCTTGAGGGCGAAGTCGAACAGGATGGGATTGTGATGGCGCAGCGTGTCCAGCGCCGGCACGCTGTCCTCGTCGAGCAGGCGTTCCTTCACCAGCCGGCCGAGCGGGATCAGCGGCACGATGCCGGGCAGCGGGTAGTCGCTGCCGAACAAGAGGCGATCGTGCCATTCGCGCCGTTCGACCAGGGTGCGCAGGACCTCCGGCTTGCGGTTGATCAGCGTGATCGCCGAAATGTCGCCATACAGGCCACCGCCGTGCTGCGTCTCGTCCATCAGCCGGGCGAACAGGTCGAAGGTCGGCACGCGCCGGCCGCCGTGATCGGTGTCGATGTCGCTGCCGATGCTGCCGCAGTGCGCGGCGATCACCCGCACGCCGTGCGCCAGCGCGCGGCGCAGGCGCAGCGGGTTGGACCATTCCGGGCGGCCGGGGCCATGCACCGCCAGTTCTTCGCCGACGTGGACGACGAGCGGCAGGCCGAGCTGGGCGAGCGCGGCGTAGAAGGCGTCGCAGCGGGGCGAGGCCGGATCGATGCCCATCGCCGGCGGCAGCCACTTGACCGCGCGGGCGCCGTCGGCCGCGGCCGCATGCAGCGCGTCGACCGCATCGGCACGCAGCGGATGGATGGAGCAGGCCCACTCGAAGCGTGCGGGATCGCGCCGGGCGACGTCGCGGGCGTAGCCGTTGGGCACGTAGATGCTGCCTTCCAGCGGCAGCATGCGGCCGGCCTCGTCGTAGGCGCGCTCGAAGGCGTAGAGCAGCAGCTTGAAGCCGGCCGGGGCGTCGCCGCACAGATTCTGCAGGCGGGCGACGTAGCTCTCGTCCACCTGCCCCGGCGCGCGGTGGGCGCAGCCGGCGTTGAGGTAGAACAGGCGCTGGGCGTATTCCCACGGCCGCAGCGGCGACTGCATCTTGTCGGAGATCTCGATGCCGCGGCCCGAGTCGCCGGTGCCGGCCAGATGCACGTGCATGTCCCACACCCTGGCCGGGTCGAGGCCCGCCCAGGCTTCGGCCAGCAGCGCATGCACGGCCGGGTCGTCGGGCAGGCTGGCGTGGCAGGCGTTCATCAGCAGCGGCCGCGCCGCGGCAAGGCTGCCGCCGGCCGCCAGCGCCAGGCCGGCGCCGCCGAGCAGCAGGCGCCGTCGCCGGGGGGAGAAACGGGCGCCCATCACGCGGCCTCCGCCCACTGCTTGAGCGTCACGTAGTCGATCTTGCCGGTGCCGAGCAGTGGCAAGGTATCGACCGTGACGATGCGGCGCGGCACCGCGATCTCCGGCCAGCCGCCGTCGCGCGCCGCGGCCTGCAGGCGTTCGCGGCTGAGCGAGCGGTCGGTGGTGAACAGCAGGATGTTCTCGCCGCGGGCGGCGTCCGGCTGGCTGGCGGCAGCGTGCGCCGCGCAGGGCGCGGCCTGCACCGCGAGCTTTTCCACCGCTTCGAGCGACACCATCTCGCCGGCGACCTTGGCGAAGCGCTTGACCCGGCCGACGATGGAGAGGAAGCCGTCGCCGTCGATCTCGACCACGTCGCCGGTCTCGTACCAGCCGTCGCCGGCCTCGGACGACGGCGGCTGCAGTACGCCGGGTTTTTCGACGCGCAGGTAGCCGGACATCAGGTTGGGGCCGGCGACGTGCAGCATGCCGCCGCGCGCGATGCCGGGCACCGGCAGCAGCTTCGCCTGCAGGCCGGGCAGCAACTGGCCGACGGTGCCGCTGCGGTAGGCCATCGGCGTGTTCACCGCCAGCACCGGGGCGGTTTCGGTGGCGCCGTAGCCCTCGAAGATGCGGATGCCGAACTTCTCGAACCAGGCGCTGCGCACCGCGTCGGAAAGTTTCTCGGCGCC
This DNA window, taken from Thauera sp. K11, encodes the following:
- a CDS encoding amidohydrolase family protein, coding for MGARFSPRRRRLLLGGAGLALAAGGSLAAARPLLMNACHASLPDDPAVHALLAEAWAGLDPARVWDMHVHLAGTGDSGRGIEISDKMQSPLRPWEYAQRLFYLNAGCAHRAPGQVDESYVARLQNLCGDAPAGFKLLLYAFERAYDEAGRMLPLEGSIYVPNGYARDVARRDPARFEWACSIHPLRADAVDALHAAAADGARAVKWLPPAMGIDPASPRCDAFYAALAQLGLPLVVHVGEELAVHGPGRPEWSNPLRLRRALAHGVRVIAAHCGSIGSDIDTDHGGRRVPTFDLFARLMDETQHGGGLYGDISAITLINRKPEVLRTLVERREWHDRLLFGSDYPLPGIVPLIPLGRLVKERLLDEDSVPALDTLRHHNPILFDFALKRRLASRGRSLAPTVFENRRHFDRSVA